In Streptomyces nodosus, one DNA window encodes the following:
- the murD gene encoding UDP-N-acetylmuramoyl-L-alanine--D-glutamate ligase, with the protein MGSRKVTDWQGKHVTVAGLGVSGLPAAKALHGLGAVVTVVNDGDDERARQQAAELEALGIAVRLGDTTLPEGTELIVTAPGWKPDKPLFAAAAEAGVPVWGDVELAWRLRGPDAAPWLAVTGTNGKTTTVQMLASILEAAGLRTAAVGNIGVSLLDVVLGEERYDVLAVELSSYQLHWAPSLRAHSAAVLNLAPDHLDWHGSMEAYAADKGRVYEGNRVACVYNAADKATEDLVRAADVEEGCRAVGFTLGTPAPSQFGVVDGILVDRAFVADRQKNAQELAEVSDVHPPAPHNIANALAAAALARAFGVPAEAVRDGLRAFTPDAHRIAHVADVDGVAYIDDSKATNTHAAQASLAAYGSIVWIAGGLAKGASFDELVAESAERLRGVVLIGADRALIREALARHAPEVPVVDLERTDTGAMRAAVREAQGLAHTGDTVLLAPACASMDMFANYNKRGDAFAEAVRELGSADA; encoded by the coding sequence ATGGGCAGCCGAAAAGTGACCGACTGGCAGGGGAAGCACGTCACCGTCGCGGGACTCGGGGTCTCCGGCCTCCCGGCGGCGAAGGCGCTGCACGGGCTCGGCGCCGTCGTGACCGTCGTCAACGACGGTGACGACGAGCGGGCCCGGCAGCAGGCCGCGGAGCTGGAGGCGCTCGGGATCGCCGTCCGCCTCGGTGACACCACCCTGCCCGAAGGCACCGAGCTGATCGTCACCGCACCCGGCTGGAAGCCGGACAAGCCGCTGTTCGCCGCCGCGGCCGAGGCGGGCGTCCCGGTCTGGGGCGACGTCGAACTGGCCTGGCGGCTGCGCGGCCCCGACGCGGCCCCCTGGCTCGCCGTCACGGGGACCAACGGCAAGACCACGACCGTGCAGATGCTCGCCTCGATCCTCGAGGCCGCGGGCCTGCGCACGGCCGCGGTCGGCAACATCGGGGTCTCGCTGCTGGACGTCGTGCTCGGCGAGGAGCGGTACGACGTCCTGGCGGTGGAGCTGTCGAGCTACCAGCTCCACTGGGCTCCCTCGCTGCGCGCCCACTCGGCGGCCGTGCTCAACCTGGCGCCCGATCACCTCGACTGGCACGGCTCCATGGAGGCGTACGCCGCCGACAAGGGCCGTGTCTACGAGGGCAATCGGGTCGCCTGCGTCTACAACGCCGCCGACAAGGCCACCGAGGACCTGGTGCGCGCGGCGGACGTCGAGGAGGGCTGCCGGGCCGTCGGTTTCACGCTCGGCACGCCCGCCCCGTCCCAATTCGGCGTGGTGGACGGCATCCTGGTCGACCGCGCCTTCGTGGCGGACCGGCAGAAGAACGCACAGGAGCTGGCGGAGGTCTCCGACGTCCACCCGCCGGCCCCGCACAACATCGCCAACGCCCTTGCCGCGGCGGCCCTCGCACGAGCCTTCGGGGTGCCCGCCGAGGCCGTACGGGACGGCCTGCGGGCCTTCACCCCGGACGCCCACCGCATCGCGCATGTGGCGGACGTGGACGGCGTCGCCTACATCGACGACTCCAAGGCCACCAACACCCACGCGGCCCAGGCCTCGTTGGCGGCCTACGGGTCGATCGTGTGGATCGCCGGCGGGCTCGCCAAGGGCGCGTCCTTCGACGAGTTGGTCGCGGAGTCGGCCGAGCGGCTCCGGGGCGTGGTGCTGATCGGCGCGGATCGTGCCCTGATCCGCGAAGCCCTTGCGCGACACGCGCCGGAAGTACCCGTCGTCGACCTCGAACGGACCGACACTGGGGCGATGCGTGCGGCTGTACGGGAGGCACAGGGACTCGCACACACCGGGGACACGGTGCTGCTGGCTCCCGCCTGCGCCTCCATGGACATGTTTGCGAACTACAACAAGCGCGGGGACGCGTTCGCGGAGGCCGTCCGCGAACTCGGCTCCGCGGACGCCTGA
- the mraY gene encoding phospho-N-acetylmuramoyl-pentapeptide-transferase, protein MMKQILFAGVIGLFLTLIGTPLLIKLLARKGYGQYIRDDGPREHASKRGTPTMGGIAFILATIAAYFLSKVITGKPPTFSGLLVLGLMGGMGLVGFLDDYIKIVKRRSLGLRAKAKMAGQLIGGIAFAVLALQFADARGNTPASTKLSFVQDFGWTIGPVLFVVWALFMILAMSNGVNLTDGLDGLATGASVLVFGAYTFIGVWQWQESCANAQTLINPAACYEVRDPLDLAVVSSALMGACLGFLWWNTSPAKIFMGDTGSLALGGALAGLAICSRTELLLALLGGLFVLITMSVVIQVGSFRLTGKRVFRMAPLQHHFELKGWSEVLVVVRFWIIQGICVIVGLGIFYAGWAAEK, encoded by the coding sequence ATGATGAAACAGATCCTGTTCGCAGGAGTCATTGGTCTGTTCCTCACCCTGATCGGCACCCCGCTGCTGATCAAGCTGCTGGCCCGCAAGGGCTACGGCCAGTACATCCGGGACGACGGTCCCCGTGAGCACGCCAGCAAGCGCGGTACCCCCACCATGGGTGGTATCGCGTTCATCCTGGCGACCATCGCCGCGTACTTCCTGTCCAAGGTGATCACGGGTAAACCGCCGACCTTCTCCGGGCTGCTGGTGCTCGGCCTGATGGGCGGCATGGGCCTGGTCGGCTTCCTGGACGACTACATCAAGATCGTCAAGCGGCGCTCGCTGGGCCTGCGGGCCAAGGCGAAGATGGCCGGCCAGCTGATCGGCGGTATCGCCTTCGCGGTGCTGGCCCTGCAGTTCGCGGATGCCCGGGGCAACACCCCGGCCTCCACCAAGCTCTCCTTCGTGCAGGACTTCGGCTGGACCATCGGCCCGGTGCTGTTCGTGGTCTGGGCGCTGTTCATGATCCTCGCCATGTCGAACGGCGTGAACCTCACCGACGGACTCGACGGCCTCGCCACCGGCGCCTCCGTGCTGGTCTTCGGTGCCTACACGTTCATCGGCGTCTGGCAGTGGCAGGAGTCCTGTGCCAACGCCCAGACCCTGATCAACCCGGCCGCCTGCTACGAGGTGCGAGATCCGCTCGACCTCGCCGTGGTCTCCTCCGCGCTCATGGGCGCCTGCCTCGGCTTCCTGTGGTGGAACACCTCGCCCGCCAAGATCTTCATGGGTGACACCGGCTCGCTGGCCCTGGGCGGCGCGCTCGCGGGTCTGGCCATCTGCTCCCGCACCGAGCTGCTGCTCGCGCTGCTGGGCGGTCTCTTCGTCCTGATCACCATGTCGGTGGTCATCCAGGTCGGCTCGTTCCGCCTCACCGGGAAGCGCGTCTTCCGGATGGCTCCGCTCCAGCACCACTTCGAGCTCAAGGGCTGGTCCGAAGTGCTGGTCGTGGTCCGCTTCTGGATCATTCAGGGCATTTGCGTCATCGTGGGCCTTGGCATCTTCTACGCGGGATGGGCAGCCGAAAAGTGA
- a CDS encoding peptidoglycan D,D-transpeptidase FtsI family protein: MSTREPPRRRVPGPARPARPDARRRPAPGPRPSARRPAPPRAAAGRTIRLGSPRPRLRLVSLGLTLVLLAFVVRLVQVQGVDAHAYAAKADLNRYVGRTLSAVRGEITDRNGVELASSVDAYDITADPTLFTPEATEVRDAPAQAAALLAPIIGQDVAVVTRQLKTPNTRYVLLARRQTPQVWNQIKDLKSTLAAKALSDRSTVNVLAGVLAEPTSKRVYPNGDLAAGTLGWVNAEGRGGGGIEQQLDEALAGKDGKIRYAQSGGRLVPTAASTETPAVAGSDVELTLDRDIQWAAQSAITEQVKKSHADRGYVVVTDTGTGQILAMANSPGFNPNDLSRANPADLGNAALQDAYEPGSTAKVMSMAAVLEENAATPMTHVTVPNRLHRGDRLFQDDVDHATWYLTLNGVLAKSSNIGTILATGQLGKTQAEANQVLYSYLRKFGIGSSTGLGFPGETKGILAPPDTWSTSQQYTIPFGQGVSISALQAASVYSTIANGGVRVEPTLVRGTKGPDGRFTPAPKPERTRVVSEKTARTLAEMLESVVDDEQGTGAAARIPGYRVAGKTGTANRVDPATGKYRGYTSSFAGFAPADKPRVTVYCAIQNATKGSYFGGQICGPVFKQVMEFALKTLQVPPTGAAAANLPVTFTP; this comes from the coding sequence GTGTCCACCAGGGAACCGCCACGCCGCCGCGTGCCCGGCCCTGCCCGGCCCGCGCGCCCCGACGCCCGGCGCCGCCCGGCCCCCGGCCCCCGTCCATCCGCGCGCCGCCCGGCCCCGCCCCGGGCAGCCGCGGGACGCACCATCCGCCTCGGCAGCCCCCGCCCCCGGCTGCGTCTGGTCAGCCTCGGCCTGACCCTGGTGCTGCTCGCCTTCGTGGTCCGTCTGGTCCAGGTGCAGGGAGTGGACGCGCACGCCTACGCGGCCAAGGCCGACCTGAACCGCTATGTCGGCCGCACCTTGTCGGCCGTACGCGGTGAGATCACGGACCGCAACGGCGTCGAGCTGGCCTCCAGCGTGGACGCCTACGACATCACGGCCGACCCGACGCTGTTCACCCCCGAGGCCACCGAGGTGCGGGACGCGCCCGCGCAGGCCGCCGCGCTGCTCGCCCCGATCATCGGCCAGGACGTCGCCGTGGTCACCCGCCAGCTCAAGACCCCGAACACCCGCTATGTCCTGCTGGCACGCCGGCAGACCCCGCAGGTCTGGAACCAGATCAAGGATCTGAAGAGCACCCTGGCGGCCAAGGCCCTGTCCGACCGGAGCACGGTCAACGTCCTGGCCGGTGTCCTGGCCGAGCCCACCAGCAAGCGGGTCTACCCGAACGGCGACCTCGCCGCCGGCACACTGGGCTGGGTCAACGCCGAGGGGCGGGGCGGCGGCGGCATCGAGCAGCAGCTCGACGAGGCGCTGGCGGGCAAGGACGGCAAGATCCGCTATGCCCAGTCGGGCGGCCGACTGGTGCCCACCGCGGCCTCCACCGAGACGCCCGCCGTGGCCGGCTCGGACGTGGAGCTGACCCTCGACCGCGACATCCAGTGGGCCGCGCAGAGCGCCATCACCGAGCAGGTGAAGAAGTCCCACGCGGACCGCGGATACGTGGTGGTGACGGACACCGGGACCGGTCAGATCCTGGCCATGGCGAACTCGCCCGGCTTCAACCCCAACGACCTCTCCAGGGCCAACCCGGCGGACCTGGGCAACGCGGCCCTCCAGGACGCCTACGAGCCCGGTTCCACCGCCAAGGTCATGTCGATGGCGGCGGTGCTGGAGGAGAACGCCGCCACCCCGATGACGCATGTCACCGTGCCCAACCGGCTGCACCGCGGCGACCGCCTCTTCCAGGACGACGTGGACCACGCCACCTGGTATCTGACACTGAACGGGGTCCTCGCCAAGTCCAGCAACATCGGCACCATCCTGGCGACCGGCCAGCTGGGCAAGACCCAGGCGGAGGCCAACCAGGTCCTCTACTCGTATCTGCGCAAGTTCGGCATCGGCAGTTCCACCGGACTGGGGTTCCCCGGCGAGACCAAGGGCATCCTGGCACCGCCCGACACCTGGTCGACCTCGCAGCAGTACACCATTCCCTTCGGTCAGGGCGTCTCGATCAGCGCGCTGCAGGCCGCGTCCGTCTACTCCACCATCGCCAACGGCGGGGTCCGCGTGGAACCCACCCTGGTGCGCGGCACCAAGGGCCCGGACGGTCGCTTCACACCGGCCCCGAAGCCCGAGCGGACCAGGGTCGTCAGCGAGAAGACGGCCAGGACCCTTGCCGAGATGCTGGAGTCGGTGGTGGACGACGAACAGGGCACCGGCGCCGCGGCACGGATCCCCGGTTACCGGGTCGCGGGCAAGACGGGCACGGCCAACCGCGTGGATCCGGCCACCGGCAAGTACCGCGGCTACACCTCCTCCTTCGCCGGGTTCGCCCCCGCCGACAAGCCCCGGGTCACCGTCTACTGCGCCATCCAGAACGCCACCAAGGGCAGCTACTTCGGCGGACAGATCTGCGGACCCGTCTTCAAGCAGGTCATGGAGTTCGCCCTCAAGACCCTCCAGGTCCCGCCCACCGGGGCCGCCGCCGCGAACCTGCCCGTCACTTTCACGCCATGA
- a CDS encoding UDP-N-acetylmuramoyl-tripeptide--D-alanyl-D-alanine ligase produces MIALSLAEIAEVVGGQTHDIPDPSVQVTGPVVRDSREVEPGGLFVAFVGERVDGHDFAPAVVEAGAVAVLASRPVGVPAIVVDDVQAALGALARHVVRRLGATLVALTGSAGKTSTKDLIAQVLQRKAPTVWTPGSLNNEIGLPLTALAATERTRFLVLEMGARGIGHIRHLTGLTPPRIGLVLNVGTAHIGEFGGREQIAQAKGELVESLPGGDEGGVAILNADDPLVRAMASRTKAKVLLFGESDEADVRAENVRLTDTGQPAFRLHTPSGASDVTMRLYGEHHVSNALAAAAVAHELGMSADEIALALSEAGTLSRWRMEVTERPDGVTVVNDAYNANPESMRAALRALAAMGEGRRTWAVLGKMAELGDEALAEHDAVGRLAVRLNVSKLVAVGGREASWLQLGAYNEGSWGEESVHVSDAQAAIDLLRSELRPGDVVLVKASRSVGLESVAQALLETGAEGEVAVR; encoded by the coding sequence GTGATCGCCCTCTCCCTCGCCGAGATCGCAGAAGTCGTCGGCGGGCAGACGCATGACATACCGGACCCGTCCGTCCAAGTCACCGGGCCGGTCGTCCGGGACTCCCGAGAGGTGGAGCCCGGCGGCCTCTTCGTCGCCTTCGTCGGCGAACGCGTGGACGGACACGACTTCGCCCCGGCGGTCGTCGAGGCGGGCGCCGTGGCCGTGCTGGCGTCCCGCCCCGTCGGCGTGCCCGCGATCGTCGTGGACGATGTGCAGGCCGCCCTCGGCGCCCTGGCGCGCCATGTCGTCCGGCGGCTCGGGGCGACCCTGGTGGCCCTCACCGGCTCCGCCGGCAAGACCAGCACCAAGGACCTGATCGCCCAGGTGCTCCAGCGCAAGGCGCCCACCGTCTGGACGCCCGGCTCGCTCAACAACGAGATCGGGCTGCCGCTGACCGCCCTCGCCGCCACCGAGCGGACGCGGTTCCTGGTCCTGGAGATGGGCGCGCGTGGCATCGGCCACATCCGCCACCTCACCGGACTGACCCCGCCGAGGATCGGCCTGGTGCTCAATGTCGGCACCGCCCACATCGGCGAGTTCGGCGGCCGGGAGCAGATCGCACAGGCGAAGGGCGAGCTGGTCGAGAGCCTCCCCGGTGGGGACGAGGGCGGCGTCGCGATCCTCAACGCCGACGACCCGTTGGTACGGGCCATGGCGTCCCGAACGAAGGCGAAGGTGCTTCTTTTCGGAGAGTCCGACGAAGCGGACGTACGCGCCGAGAACGTGAGACTCACGGACACCGGACAGCCCGCCTTCAGACTTCACACACCCTCCGGTGCAAGCGATGTGACCATGCGCCTGTACGGTGAGCACCACGTGTCGAACGCGCTCGCCGCGGCCGCCGTCGCCCATGAGCTGGGCATGTCCGCAGACGAGATCGCCCTCGCGCTCTCCGAGGCGGGCACCCTCTCCCGTTGGCGGATGGAGGTCACCGAGCGCCCGGACGGCGTGACGGTCGTCAACGACGCCTACAACGCGAACCCCGAGTCCATGCGAGCCGCCCTGCGCGCGCTCGCGGCGATGGGCGAGGGACGGCGCACGTGGGCGGTGCTCGGCAAGATGGCCGAGCTCGGGGACGAGGCGCTCGCCGAGCACGACGCGGTCGGACGGCTCGCCGTCCGGCTCAACGTCAGCAAGCTCGTCGCGGTCGGGGGCAGGGAAGCGTCCTGGCTGCAACTGGGCGCATATAACGAGGGTTCGTGGGGTGAGGAGTCGGTGCACGTGTCCGACGCACAGGCGGCGATCGACCTGTTGCGCAGCGAGTTGCGCCCGGGAGACGTCGTACTCGTGAAGGCGTCCCGGTCGGTCGGTCTGGAGAGCGTGGCGCAGGCGCTGCTCGAGACCGGTGCCGAGGGTGAGGTTGCCGTCCGATGA
- the ftsW gene encoding putative lipid II flippase FtsW, whose translation MAGSGTVRRAPGRRPSRVSRDNPVIRFQTRVRRALDRPLTAYYLVLGASPLITVLGLVMVYSASQITALQMSLPGSYFFRKQFLAASIGALLLLVAARIPVKLHRAFAYPILAGSVVLLVLVQVPGIGITVNGNQNWISLGGSFMIQPSEFGKLALVLWGADLIARKQERRLLTQWKHMLVPLVPMTLLLLGLIMLGGDMGTAIILTAILFGLLWTAGAPTRLFAGVLSVAVVLSAIAIRTSPHRLARLECIGATDPGPRDQCWQAVHGIYALASGGIFGSGLGASVEKWGQLPEAHTDFIFAVTGEELGLVGTLSVLALFAALGYAGIRVAGRTEDPFVRYAAGGVTTWITAQAVINIGAVLGLLPIAGVPLPLFSYGGSALLPTMFAIGLLIAFARDEPAARAALAMRQPRFGRKRAGGPPGPRRWNTMRRRAPVVRSSGER comes from the coding sequence ATGGCCGGCAGCGGTACGGTCCGGCGCGCGCCGGGGCGGCGGCCCTCCCGCGTTTCGCGCGACAACCCCGTGATCCGGTTCCAGACGCGGGTGCGACGCGCTCTGGACCGGCCCCTCACCGCCTACTATCTGGTCCTCGGTGCCAGCCCGCTGATCACCGTGCTGGGCCTGGTGATGGTCTACTCGGCCTCGCAGATCACCGCGCTGCAGATGTCGCTGCCCGGCTCCTACTTCTTCCGGAAGCAGTTCCTGGCGGCCTCGATCGGCGCCCTGCTGCTGCTCGTCGCCGCCCGGATTCCCGTGAAGCTCCACCGGGCGTTCGCCTACCCGATCCTGGCCGGATCCGTCGTCCTGCTGGTCCTCGTCCAGGTGCCCGGGATCGGGATCACGGTCAACGGGAACCAGAACTGGATCTCCCTCGGCGGTTCCTTCATGATCCAGCCCAGCGAGTTCGGCAAGCTCGCGCTGGTGCTCTGGGGCGCGGACCTGATCGCCCGCAAGCAGGAGAGGCGGCTGCTCACACAGTGGAAGCACATGCTGGTGCCGCTGGTCCCGATGACCCTCCTGCTGCTCGGGCTGATCATGCTCGGCGGCGACATGGGAACGGCGATCATCCTGACCGCGATCCTGTTCGGGCTGCTGTGGACCGCGGGGGCGCCCACCCGGCTGTTCGCCGGGGTGCTGAGCGTCGCCGTGGTGCTCTCCGCCATCGCCATCAGGACCAGCCCCCACCGGCTGGCGCGCCTGGAGTGCATCGGCGCCACCGATCCCGGTCCCCGTGATCAGTGCTGGCAGGCCGTGCACGGCATCTACGCCCTGGCATCCGGCGGGATCTTCGGGTCCGGACTGGGGGCCAGTGTGGAGAAATGGGGGCAACTCCCCGAAGCCCACACCGACTTCATCTTCGCTGTCACCGGTGAGGAACTGGGCCTTGTGGGGACGCTGTCGGTACTCGCCCTCTTCGCGGCTCTAGGCTATGCGGGTATCCGCGTGGCCGGACGCACGGAGGACCCCTTCGTGAGGTATGCCGCGGGAGGCGTGACGACCTGGATCACCGCTCAGGCGGTGATCAACATCGGTGCGGTGCTCGGCCTGCTGCCGATCGCCGGCGTCCCTCTCCCGCTGTTCTCCTACGGAGGGTCCGCCCTGCTGCCGACCATGTTCGCCATCGGGCTGCTGATCGCTTTCGCGCGTGACGAGCCCGCTGCGCGGGCGGCGCTTGCGATGCGGCAACCCCGCTTTGGTAGAAAGCGGGCGGGAGGCCCTCCGGGACCTCGGAGATGGAACACGATGCGACGGCGTGCCCCAGTGGTGCGTTCGTCCGGAGAGCGGTGA
- a CDS encoding UDP-N-acetylmuramoyl-L-alanyl-D-glutamate--2,6-diaminopimelate ligase: MNPQGPPRPVHVSATPLAELAGQLGVAAPQGTARVTGITHDSRAVRPGDLYAALPGARLHGADFAAQAAGLGAVAVLTDPTGAERAAATGLPVLVADDPRGRMGELAAAIYGHPGRDLLQIGITGTSGKTTTAYLVEGGLRAARSADTAAADEAAREGRGAGSAEHGGPRVGLIGTVETRIGDERIKSERTTPEATDLQALFAVMRERGVEAVAMEVSSHALVLGRVDGCVFDIAVFTNLSPEHMEFHSDMEDYYRAKAQLFTDRRSRLGVVNHDDEYGRRLAAEAGVPVVTYSAEGAPDADWRAVDVRIGPLDSTFTVLGPEGLRISARSPLPGSFNVANTLAAIVALAAAGADPQTAADGIAAVPGVPGRLERVDAGQPYLAVVDYAHKTDAVESVLRALRKITKGRLHVVLGCGGDRDTTKRAPMGAAAARLADTALLTSDNPRSEDPLAILATMLQGAASVPADQRGEVQVFEDRAAAIAAAVALARPGDTVLVAGKGHEQGQDIASVVRPFDDRQVLREAIQKTQG, from the coding sequence GTGAACCCTCAGGGGCCGCCGCGACCGGTTCATGTCTCCGCCACACCTCTCGCGGAGCTCGCCGGTCAGCTGGGTGTCGCCGCCCCGCAGGGCACCGCCCGGGTGACGGGCATCACCCATGACTCCCGCGCCGTCCGCCCCGGCGACCTGTACGCCGCGCTGCCCGGCGCCCGACTGCACGGCGCCGACTTCGCCGCCCAGGCCGCCGGCCTCGGCGCCGTCGCCGTGCTCACCGACCCCACCGGTGCCGAGCGCGCCGCCGCCACCGGGCTGCCGGTGCTGGTGGCCGACGACCCGCGCGGGCGGATGGGCGAGCTGGCGGCCGCGATCTACGGTCACCCGGGCCGCGATCTGCTCCAGATCGGCATCACCGGCACCTCCGGCAAGACCACCACCGCCTATCTCGTCGAGGGCGGCCTCAGGGCCGCCCGGAGCGCGGACACCGCTGCCGCCGACGAGGCGGCGCGCGAGGGGCGCGGCGCCGGGTCCGCCGAGCACGGCGGGCCACGGGTGGGACTGATCGGCACCGTCGAGACCCGCATCGGCGACGAGCGCATCAAGTCCGAGCGCACCACTCCCGAAGCCACCGATCTTCAGGCGCTGTTCGCGGTCATGCGGGAGCGCGGGGTCGAGGCGGTGGCCATGGAGGTCTCCAGCCATGCGCTGGTCCTCGGCCGCGTCGACGGCTGCGTCTTCGACATCGCCGTCTTCACCAACCTCAGCCCGGAACACATGGAGTTCCACTCCGACATGGAGGACTACTACCGGGCCAAGGCACAGCTGTTCACCGACCGGCGCAGCAGGCTCGGCGTCGTCAACCACGACGACGAGTACGGACGCAGACTCGCCGCGGAGGCCGGCGTCCCGGTCGTCACCTACTCCGCCGAGGGCGCACCCGACGCCGACTGGCGCGCCGTGGACGTCCGGATCGGCCCGCTGGACTCCACCTTCACCGTGCTCGGCCCCGAGGGCCTGAGGATCTCCGCGAGGTCGCCGCTGCCGGGCTCCTTCAACGTGGCGAACACCCTCGCCGCGATCGTCGCGCTCGCCGCGGCCGGGGCCGACCCTCAGACCGCGGCCGACGGCATCGCCGCCGTGCCGGGCGTCCCGGGCCGGCTGGAGCGCGTGGACGCCGGGCAGCCCTATCTCGCGGTCGTGGACTACGCCCACAAGACCGACGCCGTGGAATCGGTGCTGCGCGCCCTGCGTAAGATCACCAAGGGCAGACTGCACGTCGTGCTCGGCTGCGGCGGGGACCGGGACACCACCAAACGCGCCCCGATGGGCGCCGCCGCGGCCCGGCTCGCCGACACCGCCCTGCTGACCTCCGACAACCCCCGCTCCGAGGACCCCCTCGCGATCCTCGCCACCATGCTCCAGGGTGCGGCCTCCGTGCCCGCGGACCAGCGCGGTGAGGTGCAGGTCTTCGAGGACCGGGCCGCGGCCATCGCCGCGGCCGTCGCTCTCGCGCGGCCCGGGGACACCGTGCTGGTCGCGGGCAAGGGCCACGAACAGGGTCAGGACATCGCCTCGGTGGTCCGTCCCTTCGACGACCGCCAGGTGCTTCGCGAAGCTATCCAGAAAACCCAGGGATGA
- the murG gene encoding undecaprenyldiphospho-muramoylpentapeptide beta-N-acetylglucosaminyltransferase, which yields MHVVLAGGGTAGHIEPALALADALRRQDPSVGVTALGTERGLETRLVPERGYELALIPAVPLPRKPTPELITVPGRLRGTIKAAEQILERTKADVVVGFGGYVALPGYLAAKRLGVPIVIHEANARPGLANKIGSRYAAQVAVSTPDSKLRGARYIGIPLRRSIATLDRAAVRPEARAAFGLDPNLPTLLVSGGSQGARRLNEVVQQAAPYLQQSGVQILHAVGPKNELPQVHRMRGMPPYIPVSYVDRMDLAYAAADMMLCRAGAMTVAELSAVGLPAAYVPLPIGNGEQRLNAQPLVKAGGGLLVDDAELTLEWLQQNVLPVLTDQHRLYEMSRAAAEFGRRDADELLVGMVYEAIASRRQ from the coding sequence GTGCATGTCGTACTCGCCGGTGGGGGGACCGCCGGCCACATCGAGCCCGCGCTCGCCCTCGCGGACGCCCTGCGGCGGCAGGACCCGTCCGTGGGGGTCACGGCACTGGGCACGGAACGCGGCCTGGAGACCCGGCTCGTCCCCGAGCGGGGCTATGAACTGGCTCTGATCCCCGCCGTGCCCCTGCCGCGCAAGCCCACCCCCGAGCTGATCACCGTCCCCGGGCGGCTGCGCGGCACGATCAAGGCGGCCGAGCAGATTCTGGAGCGCACCAAGGCGGACGTCGTCGTCGGCTTCGGCGGCTATGTCGCCCTGCCCGGCTATCTGGCCGCCAAGCGGCTCGGCGTGCCGATCGTCATCCACGAAGCCAACGCGCGCCCCGGGCTGGCCAACAAGATCGGCTCGCGGTACGCCGCCCAGGTGGCCGTCTCCACCCCGGACAGCAAGCTGCGGGGCGCCCGGTACATCGGCATCCCGCTGCGCCGCTCCATCGCCACCCTGGACCGTGCCGCGGTGCGTCCCGAGGCGCGGGCCGCGTTCGGTCTCGACCCGAACCTGCCGACGCTGCTGGTCTCCGGTGGCTCGCAGGGCGCCCGTCGGCTCAACGAGGTGGTGCAGCAGGCCGCTCCCTACCTCCAGCAGTCCGGCGTCCAGATCCTGCACGCGGTCGGCCCGAAGAACGAACTGCCGCAGGTGCACCGGATGCGGGGTATGCCCCCCTACATCCCGGTATCGTATGTGGACCGGATGGACCTCGCGTATGCCGCGGCCGACATGATGCTCTGCCGCGCGGGTGCGATGACCGTCGCCGAGCTCTCCGCCGTCGGACTGCCGGCCGCCTATGTCCCGCTGCCCATCGGCAACGGCGAACAGCGGCTGAACGCCCAGCCGCTGGTCAAGGCCGGCGGTGGACTGCTGGTCGACGACGCGGAGCTGACATTGGAGTGGCTCCAGCAGAACGTGCTGCCCGTGCTCACCGATCAGCACCGGCTGTACGAGATGTCCCGTGCCGCCGCGGAGTTCGGCCGCCGGGACGCCGACGAGCTGCTCGTCGGGATGGTGTACGAGGCGATCGCCTCGCGCCGGCAGTAG
- a CDS encoding cell division protein FtsQ/DivIB, whose amino-acid sequence MAGPTTAERGARQKPESGSLRPPRAARLFRLRMLIILFLVVMATGGSVWLLYGSSWLRLTRVSVSGTRVMTDAQVREAAGVRLGTPLISLDTDEIEARLRRELPRIDSVEVVRSWPHGIGLNVTERTPVLILASGGKFIEVDKGGVRYATIPQRPKSVPALELTVTRSASLSRFGTTRLVREAARVTRDLPADVARDLRTVKVRSYDAVSLELSGGRTVVWGSSERGRAKAATLAALMKTAPRARHFDVSVPTAPASSGS is encoded by the coding sequence GTGGCCGGACCGACGACCGCCGAGCGCGGTGCACGGCAGAAGCCCGAGTCCGGCTCGCTCCGGCCGCCCCGTGCGGCACGGCTGTTCCGTCTCCGTATGCTCATCATCCTTTTCTTGGTGGTGATGGCGACGGGCGGTTCGGTCTGGCTGCTGTACGGCTCCTCATGGTTGCGCCTGACCCGTGTGTCCGTCTCCGGGACGCGGGTCATGACCGACGCTCAGGTGCGCGAGGCCGCCGGTGTGCGGCTCGGAACACCCCTGATCTCTCTGGACACCGATGAGATCGAGGCGCGTCTGCGCCGGGAATTGCCCCGGATCGACTCGGTGGAGGTCGTACGCTCCTGGCCGCACGGAATCGGGCTGAACGTGACTGAACGTACTCCCGTTCTGATTCTCGCAAGCGGTGGGAAGTTCATCGAAGTGGACAAGGGGGGCGTGCGGTACGCCACGATCCCCCAGCGTCCGAAGTCCGTTCCCGCGCTGGAACTGACGGTGACCCGGTCCGCCTCGCTGAGCCGCTTCGGCACCACGCGGCTGGTCCGTGAGGCGGCCCGTGTCACCCGGGACCTTCCCGCCGACGTCGCCCGTGACCTGCGCACCGTCAAGGTCCGTTCCTACGACGCCGTCTCGCTGGAGCTGAGCGGCGGCCGGACCGTCGTCTGGGGCAGCTCCGAGCGGGGCCGGGCGAAGGCGGCCACACTGGCCGCGCTGATGAAAACCGCGCCCCGGGCACGGCACTTCGACGTCAGCGTGCCCACCGCCCCGGCGTCATCGGGCAGTTGA